GCCACACAACGGGTCTCAGGGGAGAGGGCTCAGACGGAAGGAGGTTTGCACTCTAGTTCTCAGAAAGTCGGAGTGGAGGAGTTCAGGGTGTGGATGTGAAAAGCATCAGTCTCACTGCTGTCAGGCTGCCGCTCACCCTCTCCCTTGCTGCCCAGCGCTGCTCCAGAGGCCACCGCCATTAGACTCGCCACTGacacagctccctccctccttcctgctgcccTTCTTTCCAGCAGGATTCTaaaggcaccccccccccagtggAGCCTGTTCTAACTCCCCTCTCGGCTGCTGTAGAACTCAAGTAATCCCCTCTTCTCGGCCTTAACTTTCTCCTGAGATTCGAAACAAAGCACAAATCCTGAAAAACACCACCTCCTTCTTCCTCATCAGCGAGGGGGCAGTTAACCCAACTAACTGGCCTTGTTACTGGGACAGAAAAATGGGGCTTCAGAGAGGCCCAGAAACTCACCAGGGGACACAGAACATAGCAGCAAAGCGGCTGAGGAAATGTCTCAACCCCTGACACCTCGAGGAGACACAAGCTTGGGTGTCACGAGAAAGCAGAGGGCACATCCCAGAACCTCACCTCCTTCCTGTGAAGGATGAAGAGCCACACAAGCAAGCCAAACCCCACCGGGCCCGATGCCGGAAGAGGGGTCCTCCTCAGAGGGGAGAACTGAACCAAAAAGGGGAATCTGGGAAATGCCACCCTCAGGGCACAGAGGTTAAGACGGAGAGGATTTCAGATGTGACTTACTGATCGTCCCCGACTCTTTTCACCCACGCCATGTCCCGCTCTGACTGGTTGGAGGCGAGATCCTAGGGAGGAAGACTAGGAGGTCAAACGCCAATGTCACTTTGCCCAGAACCCCCTCTGTACTATTCCCACAGCCAGGCTAAACCCAGGGAGGAAGTCCTGGGCCTCTAAAGGCTGCTTCCAGCAGCTTCCTGCCCTCCCCGCGGAGGGCTGGGCGGGGTCCTGGGCTCCAGTACCCCTGCCCTTTACCTGGGCCCGGCTCTCCTGCAGCTGCTTCAGCTCTCCCTGCAGCCGCTCGcactcagcctggagctgctcctcCCGAAGCTGAGCCCCCCGGGCCTCGCCCTGGGCAGCCTCCAGAGCCTCTTCCAAACGCCTCCTCTCCAGCTCACTCACACTGGGTGTGGGGCCCGGCCAGCCTGCTGGCAGGAGAGAGGGTAATGTCAGGCTGGGTCCAGCTGCTGGGCACCCTCCACCGACTCCCAGATCAACAGAGACTGAAATAGGTAAGGCCTCCCCCATCAGAGATCCAGAAGATAGCCCAAGGACAGCTACCCCGGGACACCTCTGctgggggcagtgagggaggatGGCCTGAGCTGCTTTTTCTCATCTTCTAGGAGACCAGGGACAAAATAAGATGGCCTCCTGAAAGGATTCCCTGGCCACATTCAAATTGCCAAGCATCCTCTGGCCTTTGCTAGTCACCACTGTAGGACAGGCTGGGGGACTCTGAGTGGAGGTGCCCTCTGCTGACCGATGTAGGAATTGCATGGGGGTAGCCAGGGAAAGCAGGTGGTAGAGGGGGTGTCGAGTGGGAGAAATTGGGTAAGAGTAGATGAAGTGAGGGAACAGGTGTTAAAAAGAGATAGGGTTATTATGGGAGAGATTCAACAAGCCATTATAATGGGGTGCTGACCATCAATTCCAGAAGGCAGAGGTGTCCCAGAGTATCGAAATGGGGGTTAGTCTAGGGGACTTTGGGGGAGGGATATCAGAGGTCGCCGAGATCTCACCGTGACTCAAGCCAGATCCCCCTCTCAGTGCCAAGTAGTGCAGGTCCAGATCAGTAcaaggtggggcaggggcaggtggggggctcGGGCTGGGGAAGGCTGCATCCCGGAGGCCTTGCTGCTGCCGCAGCTGCTGTTCCAAGCCACAGATTTGCCGCAAGTGGGTCTCCACCAGGGCCCGCTGTGGGGAGAGACAAAGGGGTAGGGTCTGCACAGGACCAGGGTTACCCCTGTGGGTCCCCCAAAGCCAGGACTTCCCCATGTCTGGGAAGCCATTGCCCCTAAATGGAAAAGAGGCCCCAAGTCACACATCCCAGCTGCACTCTCCAGTGGCTATGAGTGTGAGGTCTCCTCTCCCAGCAACTGCAATGCAGATGTTTCTGGCTATTGCCCCTTGCAAGGTCAGAGTTAACGCCTCTTCCTTGCGGGACACTTCTAAGAACACACAGCCCCTCAGTCCAGACATAGGCATGCCCTCAGAAGCATAATAACTTCTATTTGCACATGTGACAACCACTCCGGGCGGCACCTACCTCATCTATAGCATGGGGATAACCACACTTACCTCTTAGGTTTGCCGTAAAGattaaaatgagtaaatacatCTAAAGAGATAacaacagagcctggcacacagtaagtgccaTGTAAGTGCTGATGATTATTAAGGCGACGCATTTTTACCTCCGTGTCCCACAACAACTCAGCAATATTGTTCTCATTTGCCCtttgcagaggagggacagaggctaAGTGACTTGACCCAGGTCACAGGTAGGAGTTGGCAGAGACCATGTGTCCTGACTCTGACACCTGCTCACACTCATGGCCATACCCCTACTCAGAATCACACACATGCCAAGACCTATGCCAGCAGCCACAGAGATCTGATTACCTCTACCCTCACCCACACAGCCTTCCAGACGCAATGTACGGGCACAGACTCAACCCAGCACGAGACACAAACATACGCACAGAGACACAATGTCTGCAGGGTCACTCACTGAGTCACCTACTGTCACTGCCTGGCCAGGGTGTACTGAGAATTACAACTTGTAGGACACGCTCAGCCCCACTCACAAGAGCAACCGGGCACTCAGACCCACTGGGATCCACACCGCAAACACACACACGGGgtcacacacacaatcacacaacAAAGGTGACAGCCTCAAGCACCCCCGGCTCCCTGGGCCTCACCATCTCCCCCAGCTCTGTCTCCAGGTCGCTCTTCTCCACGCAAAGTTTCTCATAAGCCTGGATCATCTCCCCAAGCTGTTCTTCCTGCTCCTTATTCTTCTGCAACTGGATGGGGCCCAGAGGGGATGGAGGGCACGCCACGGTCAAGCCCATCCTTGACTTGGGGGGCCAAGTAGCTCCCCATAcctcccacccacacacacatccagCACCCGATGGAAGAAGGGTGGGCAAGGCTGCAGCCCATTCTAGGGAAGACTATGGCCATCTCTGGTCAAGGGGacagaggctgggggcggggagaggggagtgTCAAAAATACATGGGAGCAAGGGGTTCAGGGAGCCCAGCCTGGGCTGGGAGGCCAGCGAGGGACTCACCTCATGCTGGAACTGGTTGAGCCGTTGCTGCAGGCTGACCTTCTCCATCTCCAGCAGGGAGCCATCCTTGATTTCATACAGAGAGAAGCCATGCTCCTCTCCAAAGTCATTGATCAGCGGGTACTGTGGGCAGGCAGGTCCTCAGGAGAGCCGGTGCCCGGCTCCCTGCCCAGGCTTCAAACTCCATTGGGGGCCCACCTCACAACCTGCCTGGAAGtcctcacctctccctcccctcgCTCAAGTGGGATCCACATGGCCTGGAGGCATCTCCCACCAACCAGATCTTTATTTAGATCCAAGGTCCCACCTTTTGGCTCAGGATCCTTTTCTGACCCTTCCCATCCAAAGTAGCCACATCCCTCATGGGAGACCCTCATGTTCCCAAGAGTGTGTATCCTGATCCCTCTCTGGGATTTCTGGGGTCCCCCGCCcctgcaacacacacacatacacacacacagccagaccCCCATCTTCTCCAAGTTCTGACCTTGATCTCGTAGACTTTGAGACGCCGGCGGAGGGTGGCATTCTCCCTCTCCAAGCCCCCCAGCCGCTCCTTGATGTCCCCATAAGCTGTGATGAGAGCAAAGTGGGAGGCGGAGCACATGTCCCCTCCCAGCGAGGGGTCTCCTGGGGCATCCAGCCACACCTCACTGGGCCCCAGTGCCTCCTGGGTCAGGATGCTGATGTCATCTTCAAACATGGACTCCATGGCAAGGGCCCGGGCCGCGGCCCCCACTGGGCCTCCTGGGAGAGTAAGAGCAATGGTTGAGAGGGCAGCCTGGAGGTTGTCCCTGATCCCCCTCAACCTGGCCCACTGTGACCAGCTGAGAGGCAGCTGAGAAACTCCCACCCCTGTCTCCCAGCAGACTACTCAGTtctgtttcctctgctgcctttcGGGGGAAGGGGCTGGAACTAGATGAAGGCTTTTGGTGGGGATGGGGTGATAAGTAGGGACAAGGAAACCAGGCCAGCAGCAGAGAAGAATTCCTTCCAGAACCCAGGGAGACCTGTGGACAAGGAAAGGACTGCCTTCCCGGACTAGGGCCCAGACAGGGCTGCCTTGGTTCACTCCTCACCCCTCTCCACCCCAGGCCTTGCTTCCCCAAATACCTCTCTGCCACGGTCCTCATCCCAGGCCTCTGGCAGCCCTGGCTCCTCACTAAGGCCCAGTGCT
The genomic region above belongs to Suricata suricatta isolate VVHF042 chromosome 17, meerkat_22Aug2017_6uvM2_HiC, whole genome shotgun sequence and contains:
- the TBKBP1 gene encoding TANK-binding kinase 1-binding protein 1 produces the protein MESMFEDDISILTQEALGPSEVWLDAPGDPSLGGDMCSASHFALITAYGDIKERLGGLERENATLRRRLKVYEIKYPLINDFGEEHGFSLYEIKDGSLLEMEKVSLQQRLNQFQHELQKNKEQEEQLGEMIQAYEKLCVEKSDLETELGEMRALVETHLRQICGLEQQLRQQQGLRDAAFPSPSPPPAPAPPCTDLDLHYLALRGGSGLSHGWPGPTPSVSELERRRLEEALEAAQGEARGAQLREEQLQAECERLQGELKQLQESRAQDLASNQSERDMAWVKRVGDDQVNLALAYTELTEELGRLRELSSLQGRILRTLLQEQARSGGQRHSPLSQRHSPAPQCPSPSPPARAAPPCPPCQSPAATLPKPRAYGSELYGPGRPLSPRRAFEGIRLRFEKQPSEEEEWAVPTSPPSPEAGTIRCASFCAGFPIPESPAATAYTHAEHAQSWPSINLLMETVGSDIRSCPLCQLGFPVGYPDDALIKHIDSHLENSKI